Proteins encoded by one window of Candidatus Pelagibacter giovannonii:
- a CDS encoding AMP-dependent synthetase/ligase encodes MEINKVNNLLELFYNQYLKQDKTSVFLQSLKEVEKRYSWEDVYSNVIKLSEEISKYIKKGDRCLLISENRPEWMISDLSIMLSGGITVPAYTTYIERDYEYIIDDCKPTVLIISDKTQYLKVKNIIPKKKFIKKIIFFDVIEEFDQELHVSINQIFANKSFSSLNFSELKIQRKDVACIIYTSGTQGNPKGVVLSHGGILNNCEGALGLLKEFISKNPKFLTWLPLSHSYEHTVQFVQIVVGAQVFYAESIEKLIKDMGNCSPEIMTAVPRFYQNLHQKINTNFSKATGIKKFLINQTIKLGNKKLNREQFSLIESLINFVCDLLVRKKIKEQFGGNLKAFISGGGALDKEVGYFLNAIGLPTLQGYGLTETSPVVSCNSINEIRVETVGKPFRGNLVKIENDGEILVKGENVMLGYWNNEEETNKVLKNGWLSTGDIGEFDGEFLKITDRKKDIIITPGGDNISPIKIESDLNKSNFIEQSLVYGDNKPYLVCLIVLSSEYKNIKNKEIKIEIEKINKNLSKIEKIKKFFVIKNQFTIENNMMTPTLKLKRYKIVKTYQNELEKLFN; translated from the coding sequence ATGGAAATAAACAAAGTTAATAATTTATTAGAACTATTTTATAATCAATATCTAAAACAAGATAAAACAAGTGTGTTTTTGCAGTCCTTAAAAGAAGTTGAAAAAAGGTATTCTTGGGAGGATGTATATTCAAATGTCATTAAACTTTCTGAGGAAATATCAAAATATATAAAAAAAGGTGATAGATGTTTGCTAATATCAGAAAATAGACCTGAATGGATGATATCAGATTTATCTATTATGCTTTCAGGAGGCATAACAGTTCCGGCTTACACAACTTATATAGAAAGAGACTACGAGTATATAATTGATGATTGTAAGCCGACTGTTTTAATCATTTCTGATAAGACGCAGTATTTAAAAGTAAAAAATATTATACCTAAAAAAAAATTTATAAAAAAAATAATTTTTTTTGATGTAATTGAAGAGTTTGACCAAGAACTTCATGTAAGTATTAATCAAATCTTTGCGAATAAAAGCTTTAGTTCTTTAAATTTTTCTGAATTAAAAATTCAAAGAAAAGATGTTGCTTGTATAATTTATACATCCGGTACCCAAGGAAATCCAAAAGGTGTTGTATTAAGCCATGGTGGAATTTTAAACAATTGCGAAGGAGCACTTGGTTTATTAAAAGAGTTTATTTCTAAAAATCCTAAATTTTTGACTTGGCTACCCCTTTCTCATTCATACGAGCATACAGTCCAGTTTGTCCAAATAGTTGTGGGAGCACAGGTATTCTATGCCGAGAGTATAGAAAAACTTATAAAAGATATGGGAAATTGCTCTCCAGAGATAATGACGGCCGTGCCTAGATTTTATCAAAATTTACATCAAAAAATAAATACTAATTTTAGTAAAGCTACAGGAATAAAAAAATTCTTAATCAATCAAACTATCAAACTTGGAAATAAGAAATTAAATAGAGAGCAATTTTCATTAATAGAAAGTTTAATCAATTTTGTTTGTGATCTTTTGGTAAGAAAGAAAATCAAAGAACAATTTGGTGGAAATTTAAAAGCATTCATATCAGGAGGAGGAGCATTAGACAAAGAAGTGGGTTATTTTTTAAATGCAATTGGTCTCCCAACACTACAAGGGTACGGATTAACGGAAACATCTCCGGTGGTAAGCTGCAATTCTATTAATGAAATTAGAGTAGAAACTGTGGGCAAACCTTTTAGGGGAAATTTAGTTAAAATTGAAAATGATGGTGAGATTCTGGTTAAAGGAGAAAATGTTATGTTAGGTTACTGGAATAATGAAGAAGAAACAAATAAAGTTTTAAAGAATGGATGGTTATCTACAGGTGATATAGGAGAGTTTGATGGTGAATTTTTAAAAATAACAGATAGAAAAAAAGATATAATTATAACTCCAGGTGGAGATAATATTTCTCCAATCAAAATAGAGAGTGATTTAAATAAATCTAATTTCATAGAGCAAAGTTTGGTTTATGGTGATAATAAACCTTACCTAGTTTGTCTAATTGTTTTAAGTTCAGAATATAAAAATATAAAGAATAAAGAAATTAAAATAGAAATAGAAAAAATAAATAAAAATTTAAGCAAAATAGAAAAAATAAAAAAGTTTTTTGTAATTAAAAATCAATTTACAATTGAAAATAATATGATGACACCTACTTTGAAATTAAAAAGATATAAAATTGTAAAAACTTATCAAAATGAGTTAGAAAAACTTTTTAATTAA
- a CDS encoding YqaA family protein has protein sequence MLNELYQKTLKLASHKRSNTYLAILSFTESSFFPIPPDVMIAPMVIAKKNDYLKIFLIATLFSSLGGILGYFIGSYFFDIGMIVIEFYNYEEKVINLKNNLSEGSGLYVWLATLFLAGFTPLPFKVFTITSGMIGFNLPIFFIICLFSRGLRFFIVSYLSYKFGDIFNKFMKTDASKWFTILGIIIVLIFALIYFVIK, from the coding sequence ATGCTTAATGAATTATATCAGAAAACTTTAAAACTTGCCTCTCATAAGAGGTCAAATACTTATCTTGCAATTTTATCTTTTACTGAAAGTTCTTTTTTTCCAATCCCTCCTGACGTTATGATTGCTCCAATGGTTATTGCAAAAAAAAATGATTATTTAAAAATTTTTTTAATAGCTACTTTATTTTCTTCACTTGGAGGTATCCTTGGATATTTCATTGGATCTTATTTTTTTGATATTGGAATGATTGTAATAGAATTTTATAATTATGAAGAAAAGGTAATTAATCTTAAAAATAACTTGTCTGAAGGAAGTGGTCTTTATGTATGGCTTGCTACTTTATTTCTTGCTGGATTTACACCTTTGCCTTTCAAAGTATTCACAATAACTAGTGGCATGATTGGTTTTAATTTGCCTATATTTTTCATTATTTGTTTATTTTCTAGAGGGTTGAGATTTTTTATCGTCTCATACCTATCATATAAATTTGGTGATATTTTTAACAAATTTATGAAAACTGATGCTTCAAAATGGTTCACAATTTTGGGGATTATAATTGTATTAATTTTTGCCCTAATATATTTTGTAATTAAATAG
- a CDS encoding disulfide bond formation protein B — MINRKTTFHLILLFSIFALSAAYFIEYILGHQPCNLCLIERIPYIVSIVIILLFIFIQKFERFFLIILSITFIIALVISFYHFGIEQGFIKESLVCDLNSNNADLTKEALLNQLQKVTVSCKDATFRILGFSLATINIFISLIIATITIKLFLTYEKNK; from the coding sequence ATGATTAACCGAAAAACTACTTTTCATCTTATATTATTATTCAGTATTTTTGCTCTTTCAGCAGCCTATTTTATTGAATATATTTTAGGTCATCAACCTTGTAATCTTTGTTTAATTGAAAGAATACCTTATATCGTTTCAATAGTTATAATTTTACTTTTTATTTTTATTCAAAAGTTTGAAAGATTTTTTTTAATAATTTTAAGCATTACATTCATTATAGCGCTTGTTATATCCTTTTATCATTTTGGAATAGAACAAGGTTTCATAAAAGAGTCATTAGTTTGTGACTTAAATTCTAACAATGCTGATTTGACTAAAGAAGCACTCTTAAATCAACTACAAAAGGTCACAGTTAGCTGTAAAGATGCAACTTTTAGAATTTTGGGTTTTTCTCTTGCTACAATAAATATTTTTATCTCTTTAATAATTGCAACTATAACTATAAAGCTTTTTTTAACTTA